The genome window GACGCTCTCCTCGGAGAAAGTCGACATCGGGCCGACCCTCGACATCACCGAGGTGACGCTCGTCTTCGAGGGCGACGCCGAGACGCTCGACCCGCTGATAGAGCGGTTCTCGCAGAAAGCGATGCGCGCCGGCGGGTAACCGTGTCCGAAGACCACGGGAACGGCGAAAGAGACGCGGGCGCACCCCCAGACGACGCCGAACCGACCGTCGTCGATATCGAAGACGTCCCCATCGAAGGGCAGGTTATGCTCGTCGCGGGCGCGAAGGCGAGCATCCCGCCGGAGCGGCTTCCGGCGCTTCTCACACGAACGCAGGCGGACCTCGGCGGCCGGATAGACGACTATCGTCAGCGGTACGAACTCGTCGACGAGACCGACGAGTACGCCGCGTTCTTCGTTCCCGACGACCACTGGGCGGGCGTCGGCGAGCGGCTCGGACTCGACCACCGAGAGACGGACGCGATTCGCCGAACCCACGAGGAGCAGTTGCGTCGAATCGGGCGCTCCGACGGTCGGCGAGAGGAGTTCGACTCGGCGCTCGAAATCAGACAAGTCGCGGTTATCGGCCTGTAACCGCCGAGACTCGACGCTCGGAGTCGGCGGTCGAGATAGCCGCCGACGGAGTACGTCCGGACTCGGTGTCGGAGCGGTAGACGTTCATCGGTTCGTTCTGGTCGCTCCCGTACAGCAGCTACCGCCGTCTTCGCTCACGTCTTCGAGAATCACCTGGCCGTCGACTTCGACACCGGACCGACCGATTGCATCCCTCGCCGGCGTGTTTTCCGAATCGCAGTTCATTCGACTCGCTGAGAGAAGAAGGTGACGCCGTTGCCGGATAGACAGGGGTTTCCTATCGGGTGTTCCGAGAGTGTACATGAACGTTCCTACGGAACTTCGGACCGGCGTCCGGGACGTGTTGCCGTTGTTTCTCGGCATCGTTCCGTTCGCCGTCGTCTTCGGCGTCGCCGCCGTCGACGCCGGGCTCTCGGCGGCGCAGGCCGTCGGCCTCTCGGTGTTCGTCTTCGCCGGTGCGTCGCAGTTGGCGACGCTCGACCTGCTCGCCCGCGACGCCGCCGTACCGGTCGTCGTACTCACCGCCGTCGTCATCAACCTCCGCATGCTGATGTACTCGGCGTCTCTCGCGCCGTACTTCCGGTCGCTCGCCGGTCGGTCGAAGGCGGTGCTGGCGTACTTTCTCACCGACCAAGCGTACGCGCTCTCGGTCGCGCACTACGGACCGCTCGGAGAGGCGGAACCGTCGGGCGTCTCCGACCGCCGCTGGTATTACCTCGGCGTCGCGGTGAGCCTCTGGGTCGTCTGGCAGTTGGGGACGGTCGCCGGACTCGTCCTCGGCACCGGCGTCCCCGACGGTTGGGGCCTCGACTTCACCGTTCCGCTGGTCTTTCTGGCGCTTCTCGTGCCGGCGATGAAAGACGTGCCGACGACGGTGGCGGGCGTCTGCGGCGGAGTCGTCGCCGTCGTCGCCGCCGGACTCCCGCTGAACCTCGGGTTGCTCGTCGGGGCGACGGTGGGTATCGTCGCCGGACTCCTCGCGGAGCGTGGTCCTCGATGACGACGTCGTATCCGACGACGACGGTGTGGGCCGTCGTCCTCGCCATCGGCGTGCTGACGTTCGCCATCCGCTTTTCGTTTCTCGCCCTGTTCGGGTCCGGGTCCGCGGGTGGTCGAAGCGGGGCCGGAGAGACCGTCTCGCCGCGAATCCGCGCGGTGCTTCGGTACGTCCCGCCGGCAGTGTTGGCGGCGCTGGTCTTCCCGGCCATCGTGACGATAGAGCCGACAGTCATCGAGACGCTCTCGAACGACCGACTGCTCGCCGGTGCAATAGCGGCAGCCGTCGCCTGGCGCACCGAGAGCGTCATCGCGACCATCACCGTCGGGATGGGCGCGCTGTGGGCGCTACAGTTTTTGCTCTAGGTGGCTAGCGAAAAGGAGTCGGCGACCCGAGTCGAGAAGAGAGCTCCGCCGTTCACGGCGTCGACGAGACGCTCCGCGTCTCGTTCGCAGATCAAAGTTAGAACGCTTCGCGCTCCGAGGACGGGTGTGAATCCGACGGCTGCTCGGACGGCGAGGCGACCAACTCGGTGAGTATCCCGAGATACCGGTGACTGACGCCGTCGACTCGGAGCCCCGCCTCTATCACGACCTGTTCGGGCGTCTGGTTCCACCGACAGCCCATCTGCTCGAAGTGCCACGGCGCGAAGCGGTCCTGCAGCCGCGCCAGCGGTTCGACGCGGCTTCGGCCGTGTTCGAGCAGGAGAATCTGTCCGTCGGGCTCGCAAACCCGGGCCATCTCTTCGAGCGCCGCGACCGGGTCGGGGAACGTACACGTCGACAGCGACGAGACAACCGTGTCGAAACTGTCGTCGCCGAACGGAAGCGCCTGCGCGTCGGCCTCTCGGAGGTCGGCGTCGATGCCGAGTTCGTCGGCCCGCTTCCGCGCTCGCTCCAGCATCTCCGGACTGAGGTCGACGCCGACGACCGAGACGCCCGCGGGGAGGTACGGGAAGTTGGCTCCGGTGCCGCAGGCGACGTCGAGTACGCGACCGCTGGCCCGCGAGAAGAGGCGGTGACGGCTCCGTCCGAGGAACAGCCGGTCGAACGGCTCTGCGCGGTCGAACTGCGACGCGGCGTCGCCGTAGATGCGCCGGAGCTCGTCGACGGACTTTCCGGGTCGCTCCGAGTTCTCTGCGCTCACAGTACGTGATGAGCTACCGAGTACCAAAAATCGTACTGTTGCAGAGATTCGCGGAACAAGCCCACGACTTCGGTCGCGTGATTTCACGGCCGTTCTTCGGACGGCGACTCGCGCTCGCGGACGGCGGCGAACCGCTGTGCGGCGTCGGCGATTCGCTCGAACGCGAGGACGAAGCGGTAGAGCAGGTAGAGCGGTAAAACGGCGACGGCGAGCCAGATGACGAAAAACAGTTGTTGAGCAATGAGTATCGAGTACAGCGCGAGGAAGAAAAACAGGACGAGCGCGACGATTCCCGCGTTCGTCCGTGCCAGTTCGCGGAGGGTCGGAGGGCTTCGGGACATACTCCTTCTGCGGTAGACTCGCTGAAAAAGTTTGCTCGAACAACACTCTCTGTGGCTGTCCGTTTGAGCGAGTCGGCGTGGTCGAATCGAAGCCGACCGCGAGACGCGGATACGACGTAGCGGTCGCTCGAGAACTGGAAAAAGAAAAATCTGGCTCTGTTGAAATCCTCAGAGAGTTACACGTCCACCCGGTAGTTTGATCGGATGCAGACCCTCCCGAAGTCGCGGTTACTCCAGTTTGTTGAGCAGGCATTCCACTTGGCTCAACGAGCTGTCGCCCGCTACTCCTCGAAGTTCTCAAAACGACGCTATACACTCCACCAGCACATCGTCCTCCTCTGTCTCAAAGTTCGGAAGAATACGACATACCGGACGCTTCTCGACGAACTCATCGAGATGCCCCGCATTCGGAGAGCCATCAATCTGGACGAACTCCCGTCACCCTCAACATTGTGTAAAGCGTTCAACCGCCTTGACATGGCCGTCTGGCGGGTTCTTCTCAATCTCTCAGTCACGCTTCTCCCGACCAACGGTGTCGTTGGGATTGATGCATCTAGATTCGACCGCAGTCGCGCCTCAATACACTACACAAAGCGAACGAAGCTGACGATTCAGCAGTTGAAAGTTACACTTCTCGTGGACACGAGAGAGAGTGCGATCCTCGATTTGCACGTGACGACGACGAGAAAACACGACTCGCAGATTGCGCCGTCGCTCATCAAGCGAAATGCTGAGAAAATAGCGACTCTTCTCGGAGATAAGGGATACGACGACCAGAAAATTCGTGCGTTAGCCCGTGATTTGGATGTTCGTCCACTCATCAAACACCGTGAGTTCTCCTCACTTCAGAAAGCGTGGAATGCTCGGCTGGACTCCGACCTCTACGGCCAACGGAGCCAGAGCGAAACTGTGAACTCTCGACTCAAGCGAAAATACGGTGTATTCGTTCGTTCACGACGTTGGTGGAAGCAGTTTCGTGAACTTGCTCTTGCGTGTCTCGTCCACAATCTCGACTGAGCCCTCTAACAATCAGTATAGAGAATACAGTCAGCAAAGCGATGTTCATTCGACGGCGACTCAGAGCATCGCAGCGAGGAAGCTGATTAAATCGATCTAATCCTTCAACACGACTCTGACAGTCAATTGCTGTTGAATGTTTCTGCAGGAATCAGCCCGACAACCAGACCCGAAATGCAAAATAGAAGTCCGAGATGAATCGCTGGATTGAGTTCTATGCTATCAAATATAACTTCAAAAGAATACCCGTAGAACATCAGGGCTATTCCGAACAGTTCTACAAGTATCGACCTGTGAATGTGCATCTTGTTATTTCATCTTGTCGTGAATTCAAACACATTACGGTATCAGCATCGGTTCGAGTGTTAGTGATCGACTTAAAGCGCGAGTTCAACACAGCTGTTGAAACCTGTCATTGACGGAGGGTTTCAACAAAGCCAAAAATCTTCGATTTGGACGGTCGCTCAGTCGTCGGCGGGGGCGGCGGAGTCGCTGCCGCTGCTGACGCCCGTGCCGGGACCGATATCGATTTCGAGTTCGTCGAGTTTCTCGTCGGGGACGACGCCGTCGACCCAGCCGCGGTGGCTGTAGTACTCGTCTTTCATCTCGTCGAGTTCGCAGAACTCGCCCTCGGAGGCGCCCTGTCCGGGGACGCCGCCCTCGCCGTCGAGGAACCGCGCCGGCAGCGAGTCGTCCGAACCGTCGAAGCCCGCGAGGTTGTTGTAGTAGCGTTCGAGATTGTAGACGCGCTCGCCCGCCTCGATGAGTTCGTCCTCGGTCACGTCGAGGCCGGTCATGCCGTTGTACTGCAGGACGTACTCCTCGATGCCCTCCGCGAAGGCGTTGAACTTGCAGATGTCGAAGCTGTCGGAGATGGCGTGGAGGTCCTGGAACGTCGCGGTGAGTTCGCCCTTGCCCTCCCACGCATACGGGTCGACCTTCTCGGGGACGCCGAGAATCTCGGCGGCCGGGGTGTAGGCGCGCAGGTGGCACGCCCCGCGATTCGAGGTGGCGTAGGCGATTCCCATGCCCTTCATGCAGCGCGGGTCGTACGCCGGAATCGTCTGGCCCTTGACGGCCAGCGAGTTCTCCTCTGCGTCTTTCTTCTCGGCGATGCGCCGCGCGCCCTCGGCGAGCAGGTCCGGGAGGCCCTCCTCGCGGTGCGAAATCCGCTCGATGAGGTCGACCATCGTCTCGGAGTCGCCCCAGTCGAGCGTCCCGACGTCGTCGAGTTTGCCCTCCTCGGACATCTCCATCGCCATCGCCATCATGTTGCCAACCTCGATGGTGTCGACGCCCATGTCGTTGCAGCGGTCGATCATGAGCGCGATGTCGTCGCGCTCGGTGTGGCCGGAGTTCGGGCCGAGCGCGTACGCCGACTCGTACTCGTACGACTCCATCCGGACGTTCATCTCCTCGCCCTTGTGCATCGTCGTCACCTCGACTTCCTTCTTACAGGCGACGGGGCAGGAGTGACACGTCGGCTCGTCGACGAGGATGTTCTCGCGGACGTTCTCGCCGGAGACCTCCTCGGCGTCGATGGTCGTCCCCTCGCTCTCGGAGAAGCTCCGCGTCGAGGTGTACTTGCCGTTCTTCACCGGGAGGCCGTCCATCTCCTCGGTGATGTTCATGAGGACGTTCGTCCCGTACATCGAGAGGCCGCCCTCGTTCGGCGCGGTGACGTCGGACTCCTGAATCGCCTGCATCCCCTGCTGGTAGCCCTTCTGGAACGTCTCGGGGTCCGCCGGCTTCGGCATCCGGGTGCCGGACTTGACGACGACCGCCTTGAGGTTCTTCGAGCCCATCACGCAGCCGGTGCCGCCGCGGCCCGAGGCTCGGTCGTCCTCGTTGACGATGCAGGCGTAGCGCACGCCGTTCTCGCCGCCGGGACCGATGGCCATCACGGAGACGTTCTTGCCGACGCTGCCGTCGACCTCCTCGCCGATGGTCTCGATGGTCTCGTGGACGCCCTTCCCCCACAGGTGAGAGGCGTCGCGGAGTTCGACCTCTCCGTCTTCGACGTACGCGTACACCGGCTCTTCGGCCTTGCCGTCGAAGACGAGGCCGTCGAAGCCGGACCACTTCAGCCGCGCGCCGGACCAGCCGCCGTGGTGGGAGTCGGTGACGGTGCCGGTGAGCGGCGATTTCGTGACGACGGCGATGCGGCCGCTCATCACCGTCTGGGTGCCCGTCAACGGACCGTTCATGAACGCGAGCCGGTTCTCCGGGCCGTCCGGGTCGACGTCCGGTCCGGCGTCGAAGACGTACTTCACGCCGAGGCCGCGCGCGCCGATGTACTTGCGCGCGTCCTCGTCGTCGATGCCTCGGTAGGCCACCTCGCCCGATGTGAGGTCGACCTCCCCTACGTGGTCCTGAAATCCGCCGAGTTCGGTCATTGTAAGGTACTATGATTATAATGGGGCCCCACTTCGTTAGCTGTTGTCGCGCCGATGTAACCACATTTAGTTACTCACGTCGCGGTCCCCGTCTCTCCGAGGCGGCGTCAGGCGTCTCGACACGTCGGCGGCGGAGCGGGAGTCTTATTCGAGCGGCGAGACCACTCCGAAGCGATGTCTTCGGCACCGCCGAGAACCGTAGCACGCTCCACGTTCCTCTCACCCCGTCTCCGCTGGGCGGCCGTCCTCGTCGTCGCCGGCGGCGTCTTCGCCGCCTCCGTCGTCACGCCGCCGGGCGACGGCGTCCCGACGCTCGGACCGTTCGGACTCGTCGGTGCGGACAAGTGGTTACACGCCGCGGCGTACGCCGCCGTCGCCGGGACGCTCTCGCACGCGCTCGCACCGCGGTTCCGGCGCGCGGCCCTCGGCGGCTTCCTCGGTGGGTCGGCCTACGGATTCTGCGTCGAGCTCGTCCAGGCGTTCGTCCCCGCCCGACAGTTCGACCTCCTCGACGCGGCCGCGAACGGCGTCGGTGCGGCACTCGGTGTAGGGCTCTGGTTGCTCTTCGCGTTCGCTCTCGCGTCGGCCGTCGGACGCGACTGACCGCGGCGAGTCGTCGGTGACTCGCCGCCGTCGAGTCGACGACAGCGGCCGCGATGCGGTGACGCCGCCGTCGGCCGAGGGGGAGACGAAGCGGCTTTACGCGCCCGTCGCCGAGTCGCACCAATGAGCGAGCCGAGTCCCGACGTGTACGAGCGGGGACGCGGAATGGACGCGCACAACAAGGTGATGCGCGAGATTCGCGGCCTCAAGGAGAAACACTACGACCCGCACGAACCGACCCGCGTCTGGATAGATGAGGACAACACGCCGAGCGGCGTCTACCAGTCTCTGACTATCATCCTCAACACCGGCGGCTGTCGGTGGGCGCGCGCCGGCGGCTGTACGATGTGCGGCTACGTCGCCGAGTCCGTCGAAGGCGGGACGGTCGAACACGAGGCGCTGATGGACCAGATACAGGTCTGTCTCGACCACGAGGCGGAGAACGCCGAAGAGAAGTCGCCGCTCATCAAAATCTACACCTCCGGGTCGTTCCTCGACGAGCGCGAGGTACCGGCGGAGACGCGGGACGCCATCGCGGAGACGTTCTCGGACCGAGAGCGCATCGTCGTCGAGTCGCTGCCCGACTTCGTCGACCGCGAGAAACTCGACGACTTCGTCTCGCGGGGGCTCGACACCGACGTGGCCGTCGGCCTCGAAACGGCGACCGACCGCGTCCGCCGCGACTGCGTGAACAAGTACTTCGCGTTCGACGATTTCGTCGCTGCGAGCGAGGAAGCCGACGCCGCGGGTGCGGGCATCAAAGCCTACCTCCTGATGAAGCCGCCGTTCCTCTCGGAGTCGGAGGCCATCGAGGACATGAAATCCTCCGTCCGTCGCTGCGCGGAGTACGCTCACACCGTCTCGATGAACCCCTGCAACGTCCAGCGCTACACGATGGTCGACGAGCTCCACTTCCGCGGCGGCTACCGGCCGCCGTGGCTCTGGTCGGTCGCCGAGGTGCTTCGCGACACCGCCGACGCCGACGCCATCGTCGTCTCCGACCCGGTTGGACACGGCTCCGACCGCGGCCCGCACAACTGCGGTGAGTGCGACGACCTCGTCCAGAAAGCCATCAAGGACTTCGACCTCCGACAGGACCCCTCCGTGTTCGAGCAGGTCGACTGCGACTGCAAGGCGACGTGGCGCGCCGTCGTCGAGGAGGAGACGAGCTACGCGATGCCGTTAGCGAACTGAGAAGACGGCTGGCGAAGCCAGAAGCGCAGACGGCGTCGGCGTACGTTCTCTTTTGGCCGGGTCCGGTAGTCGGCCGACACATCGCTGTAAGCGACCGTTTACGCCCGCGTAGGCCGCTCATAGTGATACCCGATGCCGTGCAGCGTCCAAGTAGGAGTCGAGCGGCCACCCGGCGGGAAGCGCCGCCCAGTCGCCGCCTCGACCAGTTCGACCATGAAACAGACGCAAGGAAGCTACAAGGCGATCTACTGCTCCGACGGCTGGCTGGAGATACGCGAAGACCAGAACGTCGAAGGCTGGATATCCACCGACTCGCCGGTGCCGGTCACGACGTAGGCGCTCGACCCGTTCCACTCCGTCTCTCGACGGAGCCACAGCGCTGCCGCAGTCGCCTCCTGACTGGCCCCTCCACCTGTTTTCTCGCCGCTCGGACGGTCGCCGGTCGACTGTTCAGGCGAACCCGCGGAGGATTCCCGCGCCGTCGGTCCCTCCCACGTCGGCGAGCGTCGCCCGTTCGGGGTGCGGCATCAACACCGCGACGCTCGCTCTCTCGCCGAGAATTCCGGCGACGTTGCCCGTAGAGCCGTTGGGGTTCGCCTCGTCGGTGACGTTGCCGTCTGCGTCGCAGTACCGGAACAGCACGCGGTCGGCCGCGTCGAGCGTCTCGTACTTCTCGGAGGAGATCTCGAACCGGCCCTCGCCGTGGGCGATGGGCACCTCGATGACTTCGCCCTCGTCGTAGGCGGCGGTCCACGGCGTCTCGGCGTTCTCGACCCGCAGGTGGACCCGTTCGCACTGGAACCGCGCGCTCCGGTTCGTCGTGAACGCGCCGTCGGTCAGTCCGGACTCGCAGCCGACCTGCGCGCCGTTGCAGACGCCCAAGACGGGAACGCCGCGCTCGGCCATGTCGCGGATCTCGTTCATGATGGGCGACTGGGCGGCCATCGCCCCCGCGCGGAGGTAGTCGCCGTAGGAGAACCCGCCCGGTAGCATCACGCCAGTCGCGTCCCCGGGCAGGCCGTCTTCGTGCCAGACGCGTTCGGCGTCGATACCGAGGTGGGTGAGCGCCGCGACGGCGTCGCGGTCGCAGTTCGACCCGCCGAACTGCACGACTGCGACCGTCACCGGAACCGCCTCCCGTGGGGGTAGACGACGGTCGGAATCGTGGAGACGGCGACGCTCATTCGGCTTCCTCGACCACCACGTCGTAGTCGTGGATGGTCGGATTTGCGAGCAGTCGCTCGGCCATCTCGTCGGCGCGTTCCTCGGCGTCCGACGCGGAGTCGGCGTCGACGTCCACCTCGAAGCGGTCCGCCGAGCGGAGCCCCCGCAGTTCGAAGCCGAGCCGTTCGAGCGCACGCTTTGTCGTCTCCGCCTCGGGGTCCAACACGCCGCGCTTCAGTCTGACGGTCACCGTCGCGGTGTACGCGGTCATCGTCCGACTCTGCGCGGTCGTGGGTAAAATGGCTTTTGGATACTCGTCGATAACCAAGTTCGTGTATATCGCGGCGTCTGTGGTGGGTCGACGTCCCGCCGCGTCCGCGTGTTCGTCGACGCCAGGTAGCTCACGACCGTTGATTCGAAAATCTCCGCTCTCGCCGAATTCGGTCAGTACGAGCCGTCTGGGGTGGCGGTAACGGGTCACTGCCTCTCGCGTTGTTGCCACGAACGGAAGACGTATCCTCAGTTATGCTCCACATTACCACGTGTTCACTCCCGGCTTCTTGGTGATGAGAGTATGACCCGTGAGTTGACCGAAATCACCGTCATCGGCGAGGACAAGACGGGCCTCGTCGCGCGTATCACGTCGCTTCTATTCGACCGCGGCATCAACATCGAAGATATCGACCAGGCCGTCCGCGAGGGAATTTTCCGGATGACGCTGCACGCCGACACCGGCGAGATGGTGTGCACGTCCGAGACGCTCCGCTCGACGCTCGACGACCTCGCGACCGAGCTCGGCGTCGAGATCCAAGTCCGGTTTCCGTCCGACCGCGAGACGAAGCGCCTCGCCGTGCTCGTGACGAAGGAGTCGCACTGTCTGGAGGCGCTGTTCGAGGCGTGGGCCAACGACGAACTCGACGCCGAGATCGGCGTCGTCATCGGCAACCACGACGACCTCCAGCCGCTGGCGGACCACTACAACGTGCCGTTCCACGACATCGGCGACAAGAAAGGCGGAGCCGACGAAGGCGAACTGCTCGAACTGCTCGACGAGTACGACGTGGACCTCATCGTTCTCGCGCGCTATATGCGCATCCTCTCGCCGAACGTCGTCTTCCGCTACGAGGACCGCATCATCAATATCCATCCGAGCCTCCTTCCCTCGTTTCCCGGCGCGGCCGCCTACCGCCAGGCGAAGGAAGGCGGCGTCAGAATCGCGGGCGTCACCGCCCACTACGTGACCACCGACCTCGACCAGGGGCCCATCATCACCCAGCGCGCGTTCGACGTACCCGACGACGCGTCGGTCGACGAAATCAAAGCGCGCGGGCAACCGCTGGAAGCCGACGCGCTCCTCGAAGCGGTGAAGCTACATCTCGGCGACGCGCTGAGCGTCCACCGGGGCCAGACGAGTCTCCGCGATGACGAGGATATCGACTACCAACTCGGCCTCTCGAAGGAAGCGCAGGCGGCGAACCCCGACCGCCCCGTCGACGGGAAACTGCCGCAGTCGCTGCAGAGACCGGCCGAGCCGAACGAACCGAGCGACGACTGACGTCGTCTCTTCTCTCCGCCTCGTCACAGATTCCGCACCGCGTCGATCGCTTCGTCGAGTTCCGGCGCGTCGAACCAGTCGAAGTTCGTGTACGCGTTCGTCCCGGCGGCGTACATCTCCGAGACAGTTTCGACGACCGAATCCGGCAGCACCGGCGGCTCGGCGTCGCACAACGCGCGCCAGTCGGGGTCGTCGCGGCGGTCCGCTTCGGTTTTCGCGTCGCCGACGGCGTCGACCCACTCGGGGTGCTCGCGCTTGTAGTACTGGCGGACGACCTCCTTCGACATCTCCTGGCCGTCGTAGCTGAACCGATTCTCGTCGAACGTCCCGACGACGTCGGCGACTTTGATGGCTCCGTCGTGGTAGAGACACTCGATTTTGCCGTCCTCGTGGACCAGCCCCGTCTGCTCGGCGCGGTCGGTGAGGATGTGGTTCACCGCGAGCGCCAACTCTTCGAGGCGGTCGATATCGGCCGGTCCCGAGATATCGTCGGCCTCGTCCCGCGAGAGGTAGCGGTCGCGCTCTTCGAACTTGGTGGAGAACTCGACGACCGGCCGCGGGAGGTCGACGACTTCGTCGGGCCACCCGTCGTAGTCGAGGCCGTAGTCGGCGGGGTCGCCGCGCGAGCGGAGGCTCGACCCGACGGGAACCGTGTTCCGGAAGACGATTTCGAGCGGAATCAGGTAGTTGTCCCCGACGGCGTCGTAGAACCCGTCGTAGTCGTAGCCGTCGTCGTATCGGAGGTTCGGCACCTGCACGAGGTCGATAGCCATCTCGCGGGGCGGCTCGGTGGTCTCGCCGAGTTCGACCTCCTCGCCGCCTTCGACCACGCCACGGTAGTGCGTCGGGATGTGGTTGACGTCGAGTAACTCGAAGTTGTACGCGCCCATCGTACAGAGGCTCGCTCCCTTCCCCGGTATCTCGTCGGGCATCTTCCCCCAGTCGAAGACGGAGTAGTCGTCGGTGAAGACGAAGCTCCCCCGTCCGAGCGAGTCGGCCGTCGGTTCCTCGGCCACGCGGAACTCCTTGACGCTCGTCATAGCTGAACACGCGGCGGCGCACGGTAAGTAACTTTCACTTCTGTGCTGATTCGAGAGGAAGTGGAGTCCGAAATGCGCACGTTTGTGTGTTGTCTCGACGTGTGCTCGAAAACGTGCTGTGACAACACGCGTCGCTATCGCTGTGTCGATTGCGAACAGGCGACCCGTCTCCGTCCGCGAGCGGTGCGTCGCACACCAGCCTCGACCGACTCGCGGTAGTTCGTTAACTCACGAGCGGTCTGGCCCCGTCATCGGTGATAAACGTCGGGAGTGTGTGAGACGCTACCGGCACCCGAGAGTATTAGCCTCGGGACCGCACGCTTACCGTATGAGCGACGGCTACTCCGGCGCGGACCTCTTCGTCGACGCGCTCGAACAGTACGGTGTCACGCATCTCTTCGGTAACCCCGGGACGACCGAACTACCGGTGATGCGGGCGCTGGAGGACAGCGACCTCGACTACGTACTCGGTCTCCACGAGGACGTCGCCGTCGGGGCGGCCGCCGGATACGCCAGCACCCGACGGTACCACGGTCACCGCGATCCCGACGTGTTACCGGTCGGCGTCGTCAACCTCCACGTCGCTCCCGGACTCGCTCACGGCCTCGGCAACCTCTACGGTGCGAGCGTCGCGGGGGCACCGCTCGTCGTCACGGCGGGCAACCACAGCACCGATTTCCGCCACGAGGAGCCCATCCTCTCGGGCGACCTCCGCGAACTGACCGACCAGTTC of Haloprofundus halophilus contains these proteins:
- a CDS encoding formyltetrahydrofolate deformylase gives rise to the protein MTRELTEITVIGEDKTGLVARITSLLFDRGINIEDIDQAVREGIFRMTLHADTGEMVCTSETLRSTLDDLATELGVEIQVRFPSDRETKRLAVLVTKESHCLEALFEAWANDELDAEIGVVIGNHDDLQPLADHYNVPFHDIGDKKGGADEGELLELLDEYDVDLIVLARYMRILSPNVVFRYEDRIINIHPSLLPSFPGAAAYRQAKEGGVRIAGVTAHYVTTDLDQGPIITQRAFDVPDDASVDEIKARGQPLEADALLEAVKLHLGDALSVHRGQTSLRDDEDIDYQLGLSKEAQAANPDRPVDGKLPQSLQRPAEPNEPSDD
- a CDS encoding phosphoribosylaminoimidazolesuccinocarboxamide synthase, with protein sequence MTSVKEFRVAEEPTADSLGRGSFVFTDDYSVFDWGKMPDEIPGKGASLCTMGAYNFELLDVNHIPTHYRGVVEGGEEVELGETTEPPREMAIDLVQVPNLRYDDGYDYDGFYDAVGDNYLIPLEIVFRNTVPVGSSLRSRGDPADYGLDYDGWPDEVVDLPRPVVEFSTKFEERDRYLSRDEADDISGPADIDRLEELALAVNHILTDRAEQTGLVHEDGKIECLYHDGAIKVADVVGTFDENRFSYDGQEMSKEVVRQYYKREHPEWVDAVGDAKTEADRRDDPDWRALCDAEPPVLPDSVVETVSEMYAAGTNAYTNFDWFDAPELDEAIDAVRNL